The Gammaproteobacteria bacterium genome window below encodes:
- a CDS encoding MarR family transcriptional regulator: protein MQTTSTTNENDTKDPSSCLDFNATTVLLGLSIVNKAKQQLKKPLSAANLTMNQWLVLKILYLNHAVTPTKVAKTIDADPTTISRHLDSLETRGLIERKHDIDDRRVIQLLITPEGSLIAKQIYKCYSGILQSLETCLTGNQLLIWKKVEEYVGDHMTSTAAT, encoded by the coding sequence ATGCAAACCACATCAACAACAAATGAAAATGACACGAAAGATCCGTCTTCTTGTCTTGATTTTAATGCGACTACCGTATTACTTGGCCTGAGTATCGTAAACAAAGCCAAGCAGCAATTGAAAAAACCTTTGAGTGCAGCCAATCTAACCATGAACCAATGGTTAGTATTAAAAATACTTTATTTAAACCATGCTGTTACTCCCACCAAAGTTGCTAAAACCATTGATGCAGACCCCACCACAATTTCTCGCCACCTTGATAGTTTAGAGACGCGAGGTTTAATTGAACGTAAACACGACATAGATGACCGTCGAGTAATTCAATTACTAATTACTCCCGAGGGTTCGCTCATAGCTAAGCAAATATACAAATGCTATTCGGGTATTTTACAAAGTCTTGAAACTTGCTTAACTGGAAATCAACTACTTATTTGGAAAAAAGTTGAAGAATACGTAGGTGATCATATGACTTCTACTGCTGCTACGTAA
- the pgsA gene encoding CDP-diacylglycerol--glycerol-3-phosphate 3-phosphatidyltransferase, with protein sequence MTYSIPNLLTFLRILIIPLLVFVYYFPPNVIGMRLAALLFAIAALTDWLDGYLARKLNQTSKLGAFLDPIADKLIVVTVLVMIADEFGKLSILIPALIIIGREIAVSGLREWMSELGYRGSVSVSMLGKIKTTAQMMALLLLLYRYDIFGIPIFDIGVWLLYLAAALTLWSMLVYFRRAIKAFG encoded by the coding sequence GTGACATATAGTATACCTAACCTCCTGACATTCCTTAGAATATTAATAATTCCTCTACTCGTTTTTGTGTATTACTTTCCACCAAATGTAATAGGGATGCGCCTCGCAGCCCTATTGTTTGCAATCGCTGCACTGACGGATTGGTTGGACGGTTATTTAGCTCGCAAGCTGAACCAAACTTCAAAATTGGGAGCCTTTTTAGACCCCATCGCGGATAAATTAATCGTTGTTACTGTATTAGTGATGATTGCAGATGAATTTGGAAAATTATCGATACTCATTCCAGCACTTATCATAATTGGTAGAGAGATAGCCGTTTCAGGGCTACGAGAATGGATGTCTGAATTGGGCTATCGAGGGTCGGTTTCGGTATCAATGTTGGGCAAGATTAAGACCACAGCGCAAATGATGGCCTTATTATTGTTGCTTTATCGTTATGATATTTTTGGTATACCTATATTTGATATTGGTGTATGGCTGTTATATCTTGCTGCGGCTCTAACGCTTTGGTCTATGTTGGTATATTTCAGAAGAGCCATTAAAGCTTTTGGTTAG